The following is a genomic window from Doryrhamphus excisus isolate RoL2022-K1 chromosome 3, RoL_Dexc_1.0, whole genome shotgun sequence.
CAACTCATCAAGTCCCGTTGTAGCCAAAATTATATTCAAGTATGAGTGCCGTTACTTTCAGTAACGTGGCTCAAATAAAAGTAAGAAGTAGTGAGAGTAAGTATTGAATACTGTGAGTAACTTTTGTATTAGTTTATTTTGTCAGtacatgaataataaaataataataataataatacatgttatTTGTatacgcttttcaaaatactcaaagacgtgTGTGAAGACAGTGAAGAAAattagagttgagtaaaaacagagtaaaagatgtttttattattaatatattatgtgGGACTACATTGTTTATTTACAACTACCAGTGTCATAAGTCTACAACATTTTTTATGGCACATACCTGTCTTTGTtttgggagaacttgcaaaataaaaaaatgtgtagtttttttGACTGTCTATTCCAGCAATTAATCTCTGAGCACTGTATCTGGATCCTGTACTATCTACTTACACGGCATTAAAACTAGTTTTCAGTGCATGCCAGTATTAACTTGGATTGTATTTCTTTTTTGATTGTTTGTCATTGGAAGAAAGATTTGTGCATGTACAAAAGCTTTGTTGTCATTGTAGCAAAGACCTACAACACAATTACAGTGGCAGGTTTGTTAGATAAAAGTAAGAAATACTGTAATGACGAATGTGGAATGATGATGAGGTCACAAATCAGCTTTTTATTGGCGtctataaaaacaacaatgtataatatatagCCTTCTCTCTTGGGCTGGCGCTTCTAGCTAGCAGGTAAATGCCGCTGGAGCCCAACTCCTGACTCACAGCTCAGGAGCTCTACAAAATACTCCTGTCCAGAGGCACAtccaggaattctgggccccattaaaaaaaataatattggacTGTTGTCACCACATAGATATTTTTTGGGGCCCTGTTAGTCAGGGGCCCTTGGAATTGCCCCTGGTCATGTCACAACAGTATCAAATGAAACGAATCAAAATGGAGGACAACAATgccaacaaatatatatatatatacatatatatatcgcagacctcacagctaggagaccagggttcaattccaccctcggccatctctgtgtggagtttgcatgttctccccgtgcatgcgtgggttttctccgggtactccggtttcctcccacattccaaaaacatgctaggttaattggcaactccaaattgtccataggtatgaatgtgagtgtgaatggttgtttgtctatatgtgccctgtgattggctggccaccagtccaggctgtaccccgcctctcgcccaaagacagctgagataggctccagcacccccgcaaccctcgtgaggaaaaagcggtagaaaatgaatgaatatatatatatcctttcTTATTACCATTTCTGTTACAGAAGTAAATGTGCGATAAATGCTTAGTTTCACTTTCAATTTCAGATATGTCGATAACCCCCAAATTATGTAGACAACCAATCTCGACGTCAGTCGGCCAGTCCGAGGGTTGGCATGTTAAGCAGCTTCCACTGTAACAACCCTAAGGCAGGAATAATAAAAcatagtataaataataataataataagtttttCTTTGCTGAATGGTTTTAGATGGAGTTGGAGGCTCTTCGCTCCATCTACGAGGGCGATGAGTGTTTTAAAGAACTGAGTCCAGTTTCCTTTCAATTGCGGGTGAGTAATCTGCTTATCACTTTATGTAAATAGTCTAAAGTTTCTTGTCTCTGCACTTGTTGAATTCATAAATCCACAGATAGGAGACCTGGAGGACTCCAAAGCATTCATCCTGGACATCGTATGGCCAGAGACTTACCCTGAGACCGGTCCACAAATCTCCCTTGATGGCTTTTTTAACAACAAACTGTATGTTTCCATGACTCATTTTCAGGGTGTGAATAGTTTGttgattgaaatgtattttattggtAACATCAGCGCTCCAGAGACAAAGCAGCTCATCCTTTCCAAGCTGGAGGAGCAAGTGGAGGCCAACCTGGGCACTGCAATGATGTACACACTGTTTGAGTGGGCCAAGGAGAACCAGGAAGCCCTGATGGAGAACCACAGACCCGTAGTTACTGCTGTGGTCTGTTTAGTTTATCATAAAAGTTTTTTTAtgattcaaataatatttttgctcTAACATTTTGCTCACAATCCTCAGACCTTAACGTCCAGCAGTGAGGTGACAACAACCACGACGACTTCCaaaaagaaggagaagaaggagcagCTGACCAAAGCTCAGAAGAGAAGGATCATCGGTCGAACAGGTGGAGGCTGACGCTTTACTTTATACTCAGACCTTCAGTATCATGACAGCACATCTCGTGACAAATGTATGGATTGTGATGTACCTTCAGATCACAAAGGTGAACTACCCAGAGGATGGAACTGGATTGACGTTATCAAAGTATGTATTTCATCTTTCCACTACATATACTTCTAACAAAGAGCACTATTGATTTTTGCCTCCATCTGTTTTTTCTCCCACTGCTCACTCTACATCCAGCACGTAAGTGGACCAGCatcttcatcaaaataaaaacgcACAAAACTCCTTCACACATCTGTTGTGTTCTGTTGTTCTCTACCGTTTTACAGCTGAGCAAAACAGGAGGCAAAGACGACGATTAAAGCCTGAGAGCTGCATTGTTCCAAACCTTGGACTCCGGGGGCCGTTCTGCACTTCTGAACATCAGTAATGAAGTCACGTATCCACAAGATTGCTTTCTTTGCTCAAACATCCCAGCACAGAAGTCTCCTTCTTGAAGGTAC
Proteins encoded in this region:
- the rwdd gene encoding RWD domain-containing protein 4, yielding MTTNEDQEMELEALRSIYEGDECFKELSPVSFQLRIGDLEDSKAFILDIVWPETYPETGPQISLDGFFNNKLAPETKQLILSKLEEQVEANLGTAMMYTLFEWAKENQEALMENHRPVVTAVTLTSSSEVTTTTTTSKKKEKKEQLTKAQKRRIIGRTDHKGELPRGWNWIDVIKHVSGPASSSK